Sequence from the Fusobacterium russii ATCC 25533 genome:
ATAATCTATAAAAATACAAAAAACTGTACTATGATTCTATATAATAATAGTACAGTTTTTAAATTTTAGTCTTAATAAACTTTTCTTAAATTAAAATATTCTTTTTCACTTCTTTCTTTTTTATAAAAATTAGCTATTGTATATATTTTCTTTGAATAAGACTTTCTATTTGAAACTATAAGTTCATATTTCTTAGGAACTTTTATAATTTCTTCTTCATTGAATAAATCAGCCTCAAATGACTTTTCTTCAACACCTAAAAAATCTCTCATTTCTAAAAATTTTTCTTTTCTTATAAATGTCTTTACATAATTTAAAGCATTATCATAATAATTACTGCCCTTTGTATAAAGTACCAAATCAAGATTGTTAAAGAATTTAGTGGAATTTTTATTCGTAACTCCAAATGTTATAAGAGAATCTGCACATAAAATTTTTAAAAGTTTTTTATTTCTATAATCCTCTTCTTCTTTATTTTCCAGTGCAATCAATATTATATCGGAAGTTCTCGCCTTTATTTTGTGATAGTTATTTAAAATTTTATTATAATTAAAATCATTGATAAGCAAAATTCCCAAATCATTTAATGAAAAAAACCAAGGATTTTTGTAATTATAATAGTCTAATGAATAGGAAAAAGCACTTGACATATCCTCTAAAAAATCTTTTAAAAATGGAAAATATGTTTTAAACTTATTGAAAGCCTGTATAAAAGACTCTATATTGAATTTTTTTAAATTTTCTATATGTAAAACAGCCTCAATATCCAAGTCATTTGCTAAATACTCCTTATCTGTTATTGCCACCACATTATCTAAAATTTCTTTTTTTAGTTCATTTTTTAAATATTTTACAAGGGCATAATCTTTTTCAAACTCCTTAGATAAAATTTTAACTACTGCTACATATTTATTAGGATTTTCTATAAATTCATTAATTACTTCTCCAAATGTTTCCTCATTTATCAATATCATTTTTCTATTTTTTATCTTCATAATGTTCACCTATCTACTTAATTTTCTCATAGCTTTTATAATCTCTTTGTTTTTAGTTGCCTTGTCATACAGTTTCATAAATTTTTCAAAGCCGTCTTCATCCAAATTCAACTCTACTTTTATAAAATCCTCTAACTTTTTTATTTCTTGTGGAAACAGCATAGGTTTTGTTGAATTATTTATTTCTTCAACACTTTTATCCCCATTTAAGAAAAAAATAACTTTTTTCCAATTATCCATAGGATCTATTTTTCTCAAGAGCATAATACTTCTATAATCTAAATCCGGAATTTGAGGATATCCCTTTCTTTTTAAAAAAGCTAAAGTTTCTTCATCTCCTCTCGTAAAAGATAGAAGCTCCCCTGCCTTTCTCATATTCATTATTTTAGGTAACTTAGTAACAATATTATTTGTTCTCAAATATTTAGATAAAGGTATTAATTTTACTGCCGAATAAAATTCCACAGCAAAATCATTGAAATTATATCCTTCCATAACTTCATTATTTTCAATTAATTTTATCATCTGATTAATTTTATTAAAGTCAATCATTTTTACTCCTATTAAAAATTATTTTAAATAATTATTTACTTAAATATATCATTATTTAAAATAATAATCAAGAAAATTATTTTAATTTTATAAGAATTAAATTTTAATTTATTTTTTGTTAATTTTAAAATCTTAAACAGAACAAAGTTATTATTTTGAGAGCTTAATAAGTAAATATTTTTATAAATAAAAGAAAGAAAATTTTTAAAATAAAAAAACTTTGTCAGAAAATTATTTTCCAACAAAGTTATAAAAATTTTTATTTTCTATTTTCTAGCAAGAGCTGCATCTATTGCAAGTACTACCGCTAAAACTGATACTTCATCTTCCTTATCACTGATATCTATTAAATATGAATCTCCCCAACTCATCCATTCTTTTTTTATATTGGCAACTGAATTTCCATTAGCAGAATCTTGTACCTTGTATTCTCTTCCCAAAATATTCCCACTGACAGACCAATTTTTTCCTGAAATTTTATATTTTGGTTTTAGAATTGAAAATTCCTGCAAAATTTCAGCAATTTCTTCGCCTTTTACAAATACCTTAAATTTAGGAAGAATTGAAAATTTTTGCTCAATATATGCAAGCTCTTTTTCTTTTTCATCATAGATATGAAATTTTTTCAAAAAGAAAGAAAATTTCCCCTCTACTTTGTACTTATCATTCCCTTCTTCATCTTTTACAGTAAATTTGTCAACTATTGAAAAAACTTTTTGCTTCATATAAAGTTTCATAATAGCTCCTCCTTTTTATCTATCTTTTTATAATTAAAAATTATTCAGTTCTAAGTGCATCTATAGGATTTAATTTTGCTGCTTTTCTTGCCGGACTTACTCCAAAAACCACTCCCACAATTACTGATATACTCAGAGATAAAATTATTGAAAAAATTGAAAATACAGGTTTTATTCCAACTATCTTTCCAACTAAAAATCCTAAGACAAAACCTAAAACTATTCCAATAAGACCCCCAAGCAATGTCAAAATAACAGATTCAAATAAAAATTGTTTCAATATATCTCTATTTTTTGCTCCTAAAGCCTTTCTTATACCTATCTCCTTAGTTCTTTCCACAACTGTAACAAGCATTATATTCATAACACCAATTCCTCCTACAAAAAGAGAGATACTGGCAGCGAGAGTTATAAAAATACTTAAAGTTGATAAAATTTTATCAAAAGATTCTATATCATTAGAAATTGCTCTTGTTATATAAACTTCTCTTGTATTTTTATAGAATTCTAAAATTCCTTTTGCTTCATTCATACTTTCAGCCAACTTATTAGGATCCTTAGCCTCTATTATTATAGAACCGAAAGTATCAAGATTTGAGTTAAATGTTTGGTTATATGTTTTATATGGCATTCTTAATATAACCGGTATATCTTCATCATCAAAAAGTTTATCGAATGCTTCATAAGGACTTTTAAAAACTCCAATTATCTTATAACTATAAGCTTGATTGCTTCTAAATCTTGAGATTTCCAAAGTTTCACCTATGGCCTTTTTTTCACTTCCAAATATCTTTTTTGCAGATGAATTGTCCAATGTTATAACTCTTTCATTTTTCTCATATTCAAAAGGTAAAAAATTCCTTCCCACTAATATTTCAACTGGAGAAATTTTTTCAAAATCAGCTGTGCTTATATCTGCATAAGAATATTTTCTTATATTATCCTTTTTAGCTCTAAAATTATCTTCTATACCAACTGCAACATTTTTAAATTTACCACTTTCTCTTAATAAATCAAGAGTTTCTTTTGAAAAATAATCTTTATACTTAAATTTTTCAGATTTATAATCAATTGATACAGTAAATTTTCCATAACCTATTTTTTTTAAATCACCAAGAACATTTTCTCTTCCTCCAACGCCTATAGCCCACATCGTTATAACTGAGGTTATACCAATTATGATACCAAGCATAGTGAGAATCGTTCTTAATTTATTTGCTTTTAAAGTGCTTATAGTCCCTTTAAATATTTCTAAGAAATTCATATTATTTCTCCATCTTTAAAAATTATTTTTCTATTTGCACTCTCCCCTATACTGGGTTCGTGAGTTACAATAATTATTGTTTTACCCATTTCATTTAAATTTTTCAAAATTTTCATAATCTCTTCCTCAGATTTACTATCTAAATTTCCTGTTGGTTCATCAGCTAAAATTATACTAGGTTCATTGACCAATGCCCTAGCTATAGCTACTCTTTGTCTTTGACCACCGGAAAGTTCATTTGGCTTATGAGCTGCTCTATCCTTTAAGCCCACAAGCTCCAAAAGTTTCATAGCTCTTTCAAATCTCTCAGATTTTTTAACACCTGAGTATATAAGCGGCAGTTCTACATTTTCCACAGCATTTAATTTAGGTAATAAATTAAATGACTGAAATATAAAACCAATCTTCTTATTTCTTATCTCACTAAGTTCATCTTGACTCATTTTAGATATATCTATTCCATCCAAAAAATACTTACCTTTATACTCACTATCAAGGCAGCCTAAAATATTCATCATAGTTGATTTCCCACTTCCACTACTACCCATAATTGCTAAAAAATCTCCTTCTTCTACATTGAAAGAAACATCTTTTAGAACTCTCAGCTCTGTGCTGCCGTTAATATAAGTTTTGTTAATTTTTTCTACTCTTATCACTATTTTCTCCTTTTAAAAGTTTTAAGCCATCTTTAAGTCTATTATCAGGAGTTTTTATTATCTTTTCATTGACATTTAAGCCAGATAAAACTACTAAATTTTCACCTGCTACATTTTTTACCTCTATCTCTCTTTTTACAACCTCATTTTCATTTTGTAAAACAAATACAAAGTATTTATCAGCTTCATAGACAAGAGAAATTTTAGGAATAACTATATTCTCCAACTTATCTTTTAAATTAACTGTGGCTTTAATTCTAAAGCCCGGAATAAGATTCGGAATATTTTCACTGGCTTTAATTTCTGCCTCCAAAACATTTTCCGAAGTTAGATTAGAAATAGTGGATAACTTTGAAATCTTACTGATGACCCCACTATATATCTTTTCATCTTCTGTTGATTCTAATTTTATTTGAACCTCATCCCCAAGATTTATCATTGTTGAGTTGTACTCTGGAATCTCGACTAAAATTTTTAAATCATTTGAATCAATTACTTCCATAAGTGGACTATCTGTATCAACCAGATAGTTTTTCTGAGCCTTTAAATTTGAAATAACACCTGCAACAGGGCTTTTTATTTCTTTTGCAGTCTTACTTAAAGTTTCCTTTAGCTCCTCTAAATTAAGCTGTATGATTCTATAATCTCCCTCCAATGTTTTAAGCTCTTCCAAACTTACTCCTCCAATGGCATAAAGTTCTTTAAGCATTTTTAAATTTCTACTAATTTTATTTAAATTTATATTTTCCTTTTCAATATTTCTTTCAATTTTATTTTTCTCTTCATCATCAAAGCTTATTAAAATTTGATCTTTTTCTACAAAATCTCCATTTTTTACTGTCACTTCTTTAACTTTTAGTTTTTTATCTACAAATATTCCTATAGGATTGTTTGCACTTATTTGCCCATTCAAAGTAACAGTTCCAATTATATTTGTTTTTTCAGGATTAATATAGTTATAATCTTC
This genomic interval carries:
- a CDS encoding LURP-one-related/scramblase family protein — its product is MKLYMKQKVFSIVDKFTVKDEEGNDKYKVEGKFSFFLKKFHIYDEKEKELAYIEQKFSILPKFKVFVKGEEIAEILQEFSILKPKYKISGKNWSVSGNILGREYKVQDSANGNSVANIKKEWMSWGDSYLIDISDKEDEVSVLAVVLAIDAALARK
- a CDS encoding ABC transporter permease; translated protein: MNFLEIFKGTISTLKANKLRTILTMLGIIIGITSVITMWAIGVGGRENVLGDLKKIGYGKFTVSIDYKSEKFKYKDYFSKETLDLLRESGKFKNVAVGIEDNFRAKKDNIRKYSYADISTADFEKISPVEILVGRNFLPFEYEKNERVITLDNSSAKKIFGSEKKAIGETLEISRFRSNQAYSYKIIGVFKSPYEAFDKLFDDEDIPVILRMPYKTYNQTFNSNLDTFGSIIIEAKDPNKLAESMNEAKGILEFYKNTREVYITRAISNDIESFDKILSTLSIFITLAASISLFVGGIGVMNIMLVTVVERTKEIGIRKALGAKNRDILKQFLFESVILTLLGGLIGIVLGFVLGFLVGKIVGIKPVFSIFSIILSLSISVIVGVVFGVSPARKAAKLNPIDALRTE
- a CDS encoding ATP-binding cassette domain-containing protein — its product is MIRVEKINKTYINGSTELRVLKDVSFNVEEGDFLAIMGSSGSGKSTMMNILGCLDSEYKGKYFLDGIDISKMSQDELSEIRNKKIGFIFQSFNLLPKLNAVENVELPLIYSGVKKSERFERAMKLLELVGLKDRAAHKPNELSGGQRQRVAIARALVNEPSIILADEPTGNLDSKSEEEIMKILKNLNEMGKTIIIVTHEPSIGESANRKIIFKDGEII
- a CDS encoding efflux RND transporter periplasmic adaptor subunit; the protein is MSKLTSKKIIIGIVFLVLAYILYSFLKPNPSEKIYLEDYNYINPEKTNIIGTVTLNGQISANNPIGIFVDKKLKVKEVTVKNGDFVEKDQILISFDDEEKNKIERNIEKENINLNKISRNLKMLKELYAIGGVSLEELKTLEGDYRIIQLNLEELKETLSKTAKEIKSPVAGVISNLKAQKNYLVDTDSPLMEVIDSNDLKILVEIPEYNSTMINLGDEVQIKLESTEDEKIYSGVISKISKLSTISNLTSENVLEAEIKASENIPNLIPGFRIKATVNLKDKLENIVIPKISLVYEADKYFVFVLQNENEVVKREIEVKNVAGENLVVLSGLNVNEKIIKTPDNRLKDGLKLLKGENSDKSRKN